The Sorangiineae bacterium MSr11367 genome window below encodes:
- the rseP gene encoding RIP metalloprotease RseP codes for MDLLYFTLLTSILIFIHESGHFVFAKFFGVKVITFSIGFGPKILRLRGKETEYCVGLLPFGGFVKMLEEAKGTEAIPPEDAKRTFEAQALWKRVVIVLAGPAMNVVFPVALYTSVFLEDRTFPAPNVGVVTPGRTAEGKLVPGDRILSVDGQDVETFPEVQRIVSQRAGVPVRFVVERDGKQVEVQVTPADELVERSEVQRELDVVEHVARVGIMPNFPAPVIGVPKSDSPAYRAGLRTFDRITAINGKKVDRFLDLVDALAKNRGDTVVLAYLRPVPVPAAGGLCDIAVMDPGAVTLTPMPRESAGTEENADARAKDVLLRSGIEGSDMYVAFVPPGSGEWKAGLRAGDRITQLDGVPQRYWPAMAEELLRDPNRMHSLEWTRGGQPMAGNFQLRKEQWVDEFSQRHERHVFLTTHWSPNAPAAMVKNPSLISYSLRGAFEETVNVVKFITVGFWRILQGRVSLASVSGPITMYDVAGQAGAKGTRDFVWAMAVISINVGLVNLLPIPVLDGGHLVFLALEAIKKRPLSLRAREVSSLVGMSVLFLLMMVAFKNDVERRWDVIVGQIREIFG; via the coding sequence GTGGACCTTCTCTACTTTACCCTCCTCACGAGCATCCTCATTTTCATTCACGAATCGGGGCACTTCGTCTTTGCGAAGTTCTTCGGCGTGAAGGTCATTACGTTTTCGATTGGCTTCGGCCCGAAGATCCTCCGGCTGCGTGGCAAGGAAACGGAGTATTGCGTGGGGCTTCTGCCCTTCGGCGGCTTCGTGAAGATGCTCGAGGAGGCCAAGGGCACGGAGGCGATTCCGCCGGAGGATGCCAAGCGCACCTTCGAGGCGCAGGCCTTGTGGAAGCGCGTGGTCATCGTGCTCGCCGGGCCGGCGATGAACGTCGTCTTTCCGGTAGCCCTCTACACCTCGGTGTTTCTCGAGGATCGGACCTTCCCCGCGCCCAACGTCGGCGTCGTCACGCCAGGCCGCACGGCGGAGGGAAAGCTCGTGCCGGGCGATCGCATTCTGTCGGTCGATGGACAGGACGTGGAGACCTTCCCCGAAGTGCAACGCATCGTCTCGCAGCGCGCGGGCGTGCCGGTTCGCTTCGTGGTGGAGCGCGATGGCAAACAGGTCGAGGTGCAGGTGACCCCGGCCGACGAACTCGTCGAGCGCTCCGAGGTGCAGCGCGAGCTCGATGTGGTGGAGCACGTGGCGCGCGTGGGAATCATGCCGAACTTCCCCGCGCCGGTCATCGGCGTGCCGAAGTCGGACTCGCCCGCGTACCGCGCGGGGTTGCGCACGTTCGATCGCATCACGGCCATCAATGGCAAAAAGGTCGATCGCTTTTTGGACCTGGTCGACGCACTGGCAAAGAACCGTGGCGACACGGTGGTGCTCGCGTACCTGCGCCCCGTGCCCGTTCCTGCGGCGGGCGGGCTTTGCGACATCGCGGTGATGGACCCCGGCGCGGTGACATTGACGCCGATGCCGCGCGAATCGGCGGGCACCGAGGAAAACGCGGATGCGCGCGCCAAGGACGTGCTCTTGCGCTCGGGCATCGAGGGTTCGGACATGTACGTGGCCTTCGTGCCACCGGGGTCGGGCGAGTGGAAGGCGGGGCTCCGTGCGGGCGATCGCATCACGCAGCTCGATGGCGTGCCGCAACGCTACTGGCCTGCGATGGCCGAGGAGCTTCTGCGCGATCCGAATCGGATGCACAGCCTGGAGTGGACGCGCGGCGGGCAGCCGATGGCCGGCAATTTCCAGTTGCGCAAAGAGCAATGGGTGGACGAGTTTTCCCAGCGCCACGAGCGGCACGTGTTCTTGACGACGCATTGGAGTCCGAATGCGCCGGCCGCGATGGTGAAGAATCCGAGTCTCATTTCGTACTCGCTGCGTGGTGCCTTCGAGGAGACGGTCAACGTCGTCAAGTTCATCACCGTCGGCTTCTGGCGCATTCTTCAAGGCCGCGTGAGCCTGGCCAGCGTGAGCGGGCCGATCACGATGTACGACGTGGCCGGGCAGGCCGGCGCCAAGGGCACGCGGGACTTCGTGTGGGCGATGGCGGTCATCTCGATCAACGTCGGACTGGTCAACCTGCTTCCCATTCCGGTGCTCGATGGCGGGCACCTCGTGTTTCTCGCGCTGGAGGCGATCAAGAAGCGCCCCCTGTCGCTGCGCGCGCGCGAGGTCTCGAGCCTGGTGGGGATGAGCGTGCTTTTCCTGCTGATGATGGTCGCCTTCAAAAATGACGTGGAGCGCCGCTGGGACGTCATCGTGGGGCAGATTCGCGAGATTTTCGGTTGA
- the purQ gene encoding phosphoribosylformylglycinamidine synthase subunit PurQ has translation MRAAVVVFPGINADAEMVRTLRDVCGVPTTVVRHTETALPTGTDLVAIPGGFSYGDYLRAGAIAKVAPIIQPIVEHAKRGGYVLGVCNGFQILTEIGLLPGALTRNQAMRFACGDVYVKVSAVGPFTPKVDAVWRLPIANGEGRYQATDRVLAELEQSGSIALQYCDKSGAVTDAANAGGAVRNIAAVYGGPRKNVFGVMPHPERMSEAILGGVDGRTIFDTVIASHAASVAA, from the coding sequence ATGCGCGCCGCCGTTGTCGTTTTCCCGGGCATCAATGCAGATGCCGAAATGGTCCGTACGCTTCGCGATGTTTGCGGAGTGCCAACTACCGTCGTTCGCCACACCGAGACCGCACTCCCGACCGGGACGGATCTCGTCGCCATCCCAGGCGGGTTCAGCTACGGCGACTACCTTCGGGCGGGGGCCATCGCGAAGGTCGCGCCCATCATCCAGCCCATCGTCGAGCATGCAAAGCGCGGTGGATACGTGCTGGGTGTCTGCAATGGCTTTCAAATCCTCACGGAAATCGGACTCCTTCCCGGAGCGCTGACCCGCAATCAAGCGATGCGGTTTGCATGTGGCGACGTCTACGTCAAAGTCAGCGCCGTGGGTCCGTTCACACCGAAGGTCGATGCCGTCTGGCGCCTCCCCATCGCCAATGGAGAAGGGCGCTACCAAGCCACCGATCGCGTGCTCGCCGAGCTCGAACAATCGGGCAGCATCGCTCTTCAATATTGCGACAAGTCCGGCGCGGTCACCGACGCGGCCAATGCCGGCGGGGCGGTGCGCAACATCGCGGCCGTCTACGGTGGACCGCGCAAGAACGTATTCGGCGTCATGCCGCACCCGGAGCGCATGAGCGAGGCCATCCTCGGCGGCGTCGACGGGCGCACCATCTTCGACACCGTCATCGCAAGCCACGCGGCTTCCGTCGCGGCCTGA
- the purL gene encoding phosphoribosylformylglycinamidine synthase subunit PurL — protein MITDELVRQHKVSEAEYRTIVEALGRPPTYTELGVFSVMWSEHCSYKSSRVHLRRLPTKGPRVIQGPGENAGVVDIGDGFAAVFKMESHNHPSFIEPYQGAATGVGGILRDVFTMGARPIASLNSLRFGRPDHPRTPELLRGVVAGIGGYGNSFGVPTVGGEVFFDSRYDGNILVNAFTCGVVHKDRIFYGRATGIGNPILYMGAKTGRDGIHGATMASDEFADDSAGKTNNDGIATASSLRSGVRSTMQVGDPFMGKILLEACLELFQLDLLEGIQDMGAAGLTSSSVEMAGRVKNGIELDLDLIPRRAKRMSPYEILLSESQERMLLVAKPGCEDRVLEICKKWELDAAVIGHVTDTQHWVIRATPGYDPLADGPKKGESVVVADIPIDILTDGAPVYDRPREPLSQIFATRIELDPPADWGDELLTLCGSPNIGSRRWIWRQYDHIVRGGTAVRPGGSAGVVRVPCELGDRVVYKYLAFAVDCNARQTGNDPFTGGAMAVAESCRNVVCSGAEPIGLTDCLNFGNPERPEVMEQFSRAIDGIAAACTALDVPIVSGNVSLYNETAGQAILPTPTIACVGLFDSEKDIVTPWFKRDGDMVIALGVLPSNQAGCLGGSEYIARKKGWTTGTPHLDLELETRLQRLVLKLAREHLLASAHDVAEGGLAVALAECCVTAPEGEKDVGARITLPAVGSTEGHGAADTAARFFGEIPSLVLVSVDKNSVEQVLTAARDAAVPAETIGVTGGETLRIDDATRASLRVDLARLRQTREECLTSIVGG, from the coding sequence GTGATCACGGACGAGCTCGTCCGTCAACACAAAGTGAGCGAGGCCGAATATCGGACCATCGTGGAGGCGCTCGGACGCCCCCCGACCTACACCGAGCTCGGCGTGTTCAGCGTGATGTGGAGCGAGCATTGCTCGTACAAGTCGTCACGCGTCCACCTGCGCAGGCTGCCCACCAAGGGCCCGCGGGTCATTCAGGGACCTGGCGAAAACGCCGGCGTCGTCGACATCGGCGACGGATTCGCGGCCGTCTTCAAGATGGAGTCGCACAACCACCCGAGCTTCATCGAGCCGTACCAAGGCGCCGCCACCGGCGTCGGCGGCATCCTGCGCGACGTCTTCACCATGGGCGCGCGGCCGATTGCCTCGCTCAATTCACTGCGCTTCGGACGGCCGGATCATCCGCGCACCCCCGAGCTCTTGCGCGGTGTGGTGGCCGGCATCGGCGGCTACGGCAACTCCTTCGGCGTCCCCACGGTGGGCGGCGAGGTGTTTTTCGATTCGCGCTACGACGGCAACATCCTGGTCAACGCCTTCACCTGTGGCGTGGTGCACAAGGACCGCATCTTCTATGGACGCGCCACCGGCATCGGAAACCCGATCCTCTACATGGGCGCCAAGACGGGACGCGATGGCATCCACGGCGCCACCATGGCGTCCGACGAATTTGCCGACGACAGCGCGGGCAAGACCAACAACGACGGCATCGCCACCGCCTCGTCGCTCCGCAGCGGCGTGCGTTCCACCATGCAGGTGGGCGATCCCTTCATGGGCAAGATCCTCCTCGAGGCATGCCTAGAGCTCTTTCAGCTCGATCTGCTGGAGGGCATCCAGGACATGGGCGCCGCCGGTTTGACGTCGTCGAGCGTCGAGATGGCGGGCCGCGTGAAGAACGGCATCGAGCTCGATCTCGACTTGATTCCGCGCCGTGCGAAGCGCATGTCGCCGTACGAGATTCTGCTCAGCGAATCGCAAGAGCGCATGCTGCTCGTCGCCAAGCCCGGGTGCGAAGACCGCGTGCTCGAGATCTGCAAGAAGTGGGAACTCGATGCCGCCGTCATCGGTCACGTCACCGATACGCAGCATTGGGTCATCCGCGCGACGCCGGGTTACGACCCGCTGGCCGACGGCCCGAAGAAGGGCGAAAGCGTCGTCGTGGCCGACATCCCGATCGACATTCTGACGGACGGCGCCCCGGTCTACGACCGGCCGCGCGAGCCGCTCTCGCAGATCTTCGCCACGCGCATCGAACTCGATCCGCCCGCGGATTGGGGCGATGAATTGCTCACCCTTTGCGGCTCGCCCAACATCGGCTCGCGCCGGTGGATCTGGCGGCAGTACGACCACATCGTTCGCGGCGGCACCGCCGTGCGTCCCGGCGGAAGTGCAGGCGTGGTGCGCGTCCCGTGCGAGCTCGGAGACCGCGTCGTCTACAAGTACCTGGCCTTCGCGGTGGACTGCAACGCGCGCCAGACGGGCAACGATCCCTTCACCGGCGGCGCCATGGCCGTCGCGGAGAGCTGCCGCAACGTCGTGTGCTCGGGCGCGGAACCCATCGGGCTGACGGACTGCCTCAACTTCGGCAACCCGGAGAGGCCCGAGGTGATGGAGCAATTCTCGCGCGCCATCGACGGCATCGCCGCCGCGTGCACCGCGCTGGACGTGCCCATCGTGAGCGGCAACGTGAGCCTCTACAACGAGACGGCGGGTCAGGCGATCTTGCCGACGCCGACCATCGCGTGCGTGGGGCTCTTCGACTCGGAGAAGGACATCGTCACGCCGTGGTTCAAGCGCGATGGCGACATGGTGATCGCGCTGGGCGTGCTGCCGAGCAACCAGGCCGGGTGCCTGGGCGGCAGCGAATACATCGCGCGCAAGAAGGGCTGGACGACCGGCACTCCGCACCTCGACCTGGAGCTCGAGACGCGGTTGCAGCGCCTCGTTCTCAAGCTGGCGCGCGAGCACCTTCTCGCAAGCGCCCACGATGTCGCAGAAGGCGGTTTGGCCGTGGCGCTTGCAGAGTGCTGTGTGACGGCACCCGAGGGAGAGAAAGATGTGGGAGCACGTATTACGCTCCCCGCCGTGGGTTCGACCGAAGGTCATGGCGCCGCCGACACTGCCGCGCGATTTTTCGGTGAGATCCCGTCACTCGTTCTGGTGAGCGTCGATAAAAACAGCGTGGAGCAGGTGCTCACCGCAGCACGTGATGCGGCAGTTCCCGCGGAAACCATCGGCGTGACGGGAGGAGAGACGCTGCGCATCGATGACGCGACGCGCGCAAGCCTTCGGGTAGACCTCGCGCGGCTTCGCCAGACGCGCGAAGAATGTCTCACGAGTATCGTCGGGGGCTAG
- a CDS encoding protein kinase, translating into MEQEALIGRKIAGKFAVEAFIGSGAMGAVYRARQIALDKVVALKLLHRELARDATFPARFMREAKAASRIDHPNSMRVVDFGEESDGTLYMAMEFLDGRDLFQVIQNEWPMPPPRIADLVMQTLAALAVAHDMGVVHRDLKPENIMVLTAIDDEGNTKDLVKVCDFGIAKIMDDRSESSPGHGENGQREQGKLTTHGLVVGTPEYMSPEQGRGEPLDARADLYSVGVILYQLLTGTVPFEANSALGVVLKHVTDIPLAPSQRVPTVEKKLEAICMKAMQKAREDRYQNAREMRADLRAFLEGGTPRLGVHQHVAPHSSVPPALQAGSGAGATVARTPLTTPHDLGVAATEVSIDSNAVRAASVRNYSRSGSRLTPLGTDIDNDLPAARGRWTGHLLAAVLLIGVAGVGVFLFRGTFTQSAAARDHVVAPQAEPSASASAAANAPGASASAWAVATDEPRSGASAEPAPSGHSAPPHAVHTSAATPSPESVVEQAPSAAPSASGSARAPAASASASASGSAPAGVAPAASASGGKGKGKRPRTSVDSPPSAPSSAPTWGVVPPTTPPIVSPSSESHDPPAPSPAPTE; encoded by the coding sequence GTGGAACAAGAAGCTCTGATTGGGCGCAAGATCGCGGGGAAATTCGCGGTCGAAGCGTTTATCGGAAGCGGCGCGATGGGGGCCGTGTACCGGGCTCGCCAGATCGCGCTCGACAAGGTCGTCGCGCTCAAGCTTCTTCATCGCGAGCTCGCGAGGGATGCGACGTTTCCTGCCCGCTTCATGCGTGAGGCCAAGGCCGCGTCCCGCATCGACCACCCGAATTCCATGCGCGTCGTCGACTTCGGCGAGGAGTCCGACGGCACGCTGTACATGGCGATGGAGTTCCTGGACGGGCGCGATCTGTTCCAGGTGATTCAAAACGAGTGGCCCATGCCGCCGCCGCGCATTGCCGATTTGGTGATGCAAACCCTCGCTGCGTTGGCCGTTGCGCATGACATGGGTGTCGTGCATCGCGATCTCAAGCCCGAGAACATCATGGTTCTCACGGCGATCGACGACGAGGGGAACACGAAGGACCTGGTCAAGGTCTGCGACTTCGGCATCGCGAAGATCATGGACGACCGCAGCGAGTCCTCGCCGGGTCACGGAGAGAACGGACAGCGCGAGCAAGGGAAGCTGACGACGCACGGTCTGGTGGTCGGCACACCCGAGTACATGTCGCCGGAGCAAGGTCGCGGCGAGCCGCTCGATGCGCGTGCGGATCTGTACTCGGTGGGCGTCATTTTGTATCAGCTGCTGACCGGTACGGTGCCGTTCGAGGCGAACAGCGCGCTGGGCGTCGTGCTGAAGCACGTGACGGACATTCCGCTCGCGCCCTCGCAACGCGTGCCGACGGTGGAGAAGAAGCTCGAGGCCATCTGCATGAAGGCGATGCAGAAGGCGCGCGAAGATCGCTACCAGAACGCCCGCGAGATGCGGGCCGATCTGCGTGCGTTTCTCGAGGGCGGTACGCCGCGTCTCGGCGTGCACCAGCACGTGGCACCGCATTCGTCGGTGCCTCCTGCCCTCCAAGCCGGGTCTGGGGCAGGAGCGACCGTTGCGCGCACGCCGCTGACCACACCGCACGATCTCGGTGTGGCCGCCACGGAGGTCTCCATCGACTCGAACGCGGTGCGCGCGGCGTCGGTGCGCAACTACAGTCGAAGTGGCAGCCGGCTCACGCCCCTCGGGACGGACATCGACAACGATCTTCCGGCGGCGCGCGGGCGCTGGACGGGGCACCTGCTCGCGGCGGTGCTTCTCATCGGCGTGGCGGGGGTGGGGGTGTTCCTCTTCCGAGGTACCTTCACGCAGAGCGCCGCCGCGCGCGACCACGTGGTCGCGCCGCAGGCAGAGCCTTCGGCGAGTGCTTCTGCGGCGGCAAACGCACCAGGCGCCTCGGCCAGCGCGTGGGCCGTGGCCACCGACGAGCCGAGATCGGGCGCGTCGGCGGAGCCCGCCCCGTCGGGGCATTCTGCGCCGCCCCACGCCGTCCATACGAGTGCTGCGACGCCGTCGCCGGAGTCCGTCGTCGAGCAAGCGCCATCTGCCGCGCCGTCGGCGTCAGGCAGCGCGCGTGCGCCCGCCGCGAGTGCGAGCGCCTCGGCATCTGGATCTGCGCCGGCAGGTGTGGCGCCCGCGGCCTCGGCGAGCGGTGGCAAGGGCAAAGGAAAGCGCCCGCGCACGTCGGTCGACTCGCCGCCGAGCGCTCCGTCGAGTGCCCCCACATGGGGCGTCGTGCCTCCCACGACGCCGCCCATCGTCTCGCCCTCCAGCGAGTCGCACGATCCGCCGGCCCCGAGCCCGGCGCCGACGGAATAG
- a CDS encoding DUF1343 domain-containing protein has product MLTGLDHLAAGGPAAQRVRGTNVAVLAHPASVTRELVHAVDVLIGQGARLKVVFGPEHGFGGEAQDMIGVEDARDRHGIPIRSLYGQDFSALVPRDEDLADIELLVIDLQDVGARYYTFVWTALLAARKCHQLGKRVLVLDRPNPIGGAPSCVEGQRQRPDHRSFVGLEALPIRHSLTLGEILAWRADEEGIPPEQLEIAAVHDWVREEHATVWDRPFVMPSPNMPTYHTALVYPGGCLLEGTNLSEGRGTTRPFEIFGAPWLDGQKLALDFHALGYAGVRVRPLTFQPMFHKHAGQVCGGVQVHVDDPATFRPVACYVALVALAHKQDPERFRFRTERYEFVDDIPAFDLLTGDGEARALIATGAAAHDVAQMVSRLRNGDLEIVRSARESLVRRTC; this is encoded by the coding sequence ATGCTCACCGGACTCGACCATCTTGCCGCTGGAGGACCCGCTGCCCAACGAGTACGTGGCACCAACGTCGCGGTTCTGGCCCATCCGGCGTCCGTCACACGCGAACTCGTGCACGCCGTCGACGTGCTCATCGGACAAGGTGCGCGTCTGAAGGTCGTCTTCGGCCCCGAACACGGTTTCGGTGGCGAGGCGCAAGACATGATCGGCGTGGAAGACGCGCGCGATCGACATGGCATTCCAATTCGTAGCTTGTACGGCCAAGATTTTTCAGCGCTCGTTCCACGCGACGAAGACCTCGCGGATATCGAGCTCTTGGTCATCGACCTGCAAGACGTAGGCGCGCGTTATTACACCTTCGTGTGGACCGCGCTTTTGGCCGCGCGAAAGTGCCATCAGCTCGGCAAACGCGTTCTGGTGCTCGACCGACCGAATCCCATCGGCGGCGCGCCCTCCTGCGTCGAAGGGCAGCGGCAGCGGCCTGACCATCGCTCCTTCGTCGGGCTCGAGGCCCTTCCCATTCGCCATTCGCTGACCTTGGGAGAAATCCTCGCGTGGCGTGCGGACGAGGAGGGCATTCCGCCGGAGCAGCTCGAGATTGCCGCCGTGCACGATTGGGTACGCGAAGAGCATGCAACGGTGTGGGATCGACCTTTCGTGATGCCTTCGCCCAACATGCCCACGTACCACACGGCGTTGGTGTACCCGGGCGGCTGCTTGCTCGAGGGAACGAACCTTTCGGAGGGAAGGGGAACGACGCGCCCGTTCGAGATTTTCGGTGCGCCGTGGCTCGATGGCCAAAAGCTCGCGCTCGATTTCCACGCGCTGGGGTACGCCGGCGTGCGCGTGCGACCACTTACCTTCCAGCCCATGTTCCACAAGCACGCAGGTCAAGTCTGCGGAGGCGTCCAGGTGCACGTGGACGATCCCGCCACGTTCCGGCCCGTTGCGTGCTACGTGGCCCTCGTTGCTTTGGCGCACAAGCAAGATCCGGAACGGTTTCGCTTCCGAACGGAACGATATGAGTTCGTCGATGATATTCCTGCGTTCGATCTTCTCACCGGCGATGGCGAAGCGCGCGCGCTCATCGCGACCGGTGCGGCCGCGCACGATGTTGCGCAGATGGTCAGTCGGCTTCGCAATGGAGATTTGGAGATTGTGCGCAGTGCGCGCGAATCTTTGGTTCGTCGAACGTGTTGA
- a CDS encoding sigma 54-interacting transcriptional regulator, protein MKARLADARDGIVATAPQMANLFRTIVKVAEYKTTVLISGESGVGKELVARAIHAQSSRHDGPFVAINCGAIPENLLESELFGHRKGAFTDAAADRRGLFEEATGGTLFLDEIGELPLALQVKLLRALQEASIRRVGDSVDTPVDVRIIAASHRNLRAEVAAGQFREDLFYRINVLALSIPPLRERREDIPHLVDYFIARNNSRLGTSIHGVSAEAAKLLCEYAWPGNVRELENTIERAMVLADRNVLDCTDFPDRLREAMDPLQAHLASGELSIKKTMHVIEEMLIRRALQKTNGNRTRAAAILEISHRTLLYKIKDYKIED, encoded by the coding sequence ATGAAGGCAAGGCTCGCTGATGCGCGCGACGGCATCGTGGCGACGGCGCCGCAGATGGCGAACCTCTTTCGCACCATCGTCAAGGTCGCCGAGTACAAGACCACGGTTCTCATCAGCGGAGAGAGCGGCGTGGGCAAGGAGCTCGTCGCCCGGGCGATCCATGCGCAGTCGAGCCGCCATGATGGTCCCTTCGTTGCAATCAACTGCGGGGCCATTCCAGAAAATCTGCTCGAGAGCGAGCTTTTCGGCCATCGCAAGGGCGCCTTCACGGACGCCGCGGCGGATCGACGCGGTCTGTTCGAGGAGGCCACGGGCGGCACGCTCTTTCTGGACGAAATCGGCGAGCTGCCGCTCGCGCTGCAGGTGAAGCTTCTGCGGGCGCTGCAAGAAGCCTCCATTCGCCGCGTGGGCGACTCCGTCGATACACCGGTCGACGTGCGCATCATCGCCGCGAGCCACCGCAATTTGCGTGCAGAAGTCGCCGCGGGGCAATTTCGAGAAGATCTCTTTTACCGCATCAACGTGCTCGCACTTTCGATTCCACCGCTGCGGGAGCGCCGAGAGGACATTCCACACTTGGTGGACTATTTCATCGCGCGAAACAATTCGCGGTTGGGCACGAGCATCCACGGTGTCTCGGCCGAGGCGGCGAAGCTTCTCTGCGAATACGCCTGGCCCGGCAACGTGCGCGAGCTGGAGAACACCATCGAGCGCGCGATGGTGCTGGCCGATCGCAACGTGCTCGATTGCACGGACTTCCCCGATCGACTGCGGGAAGCGATGGATCCGCTGCAGGCGCACTTGGCGAGCGGCGAGCTTTCCATCAAGAAGACGATGCACGTCATCGAGGAGATGCTCATCCGTCGCGCGCTACAGAAAACCAATGGCAACCGGACGCGCGCCGCGGCTATTTTGGAGATCAGTCACCGTACGCTGCTTTACAAAATCAAGGATTACAAGATTGAAGACTAG
- the sthA gene encoding Si-specific NAD(P)(+) transhydrogenase, whose translation MAFDYDLIVLGAGPAGEKGAVQAAYFGKRVAIVECAKEPGGAAVHTGTLPSKTLRETALFLSGYRQRDLYGVDVRLNRELAVPKLLSRKDAVRDLEVARIRWNLERHGVETLHGVARFVDAHTVEIVQLGGPPRTLTSEFFLVATGSKPHQPADIPFDDEDVDDSDTVLLIDRLPRTMTIVGGGVIGCEYATMFAALQVKVTLIEGRGRLLPFLDLEMGERLRASMNGLGIEIILNAKTKKVARLEGCGIRCELESGAMIDSDKFLFAAGRSGRTEELRLDRMGVKLDKRGYVAVNDDYRTEVPSIYAAGDVIGFPALASTSMEQARVAVCHAFDFAYKRQVSHVLPYGVYTIPEVSCVGLSEESCTEQKIPYAVGRAFYRDNARGKIVGDKDGVIKLIFHAETRELLGCHCIGDRASELVHIGQALLMGKGTVDTFIEMVFNYPTLAEAFKYAAYDALARLAKTPAKDPPKVPVP comes from the coding sequence GTGGCGTTCGACTACGATTTGATCGTGTTGGGAGCCGGGCCCGCAGGCGAAAAAGGCGCCGTGCAGGCAGCGTACTTCGGGAAGCGCGTGGCCATCGTCGAGTGCGCAAAGGAGCCGGGCGGCGCAGCCGTGCACACGGGCACCCTTCCCTCGAAGACGCTGCGCGAGACGGCGCTGTTTCTCTCGGGCTACCGGCAGCGGGACCTTTACGGCGTCGACGTTCGCCTGAATCGCGAACTGGCGGTGCCAAAACTGCTCTCCCGCAAGGATGCGGTGCGCGATCTGGAGGTGGCGCGCATCCGCTGGAACCTCGAGCGCCACGGAGTGGAAACGCTGCACGGCGTGGCCCGCTTCGTCGATGCGCACACGGTGGAGATCGTGCAGCTCGGCGGGCCTCCGCGGACCTTGACGAGCGAGTTCTTCCTCGTGGCCACGGGCTCGAAGCCGCATCAACCGGCGGACATTCCCTTCGACGACGAGGACGTGGACGACTCGGACACGGTTCTACTCATCGATCGACTGCCGCGGACGATGACCATCGTGGGCGGGGGCGTCATCGGCTGCGAATACGCGACGATGTTCGCGGCGCTGCAGGTGAAGGTGACGCTCATCGAAGGCCGCGGGCGGCTGCTGCCGTTCTTGGATTTGGAAATGGGCGAGCGCCTGCGAGCCTCGATGAACGGCCTGGGCATCGAGATCATTTTGAACGCGAAGACGAAGAAGGTCGCGCGGCTCGAGGGCTGCGGCATCCGATGCGAGCTGGAATCGGGCGCCATGATCGACAGCGACAAGTTCCTCTTCGCGGCAGGGCGCTCGGGCAGGACCGAGGAACTGCGGCTCGATCGCATGGGCGTGAAGCTCGACAAGCGGGGTTACGTCGCGGTGAACGACGACTACCGCACCGAGGTGCCAAGCATCTACGCGGCGGGTGACGTCATCGGCTTCCCTGCGCTGGCGTCGACGTCGATGGAACAGGCACGCGTGGCCGTGTGCCATGCCTTCGACTTCGCCTACAAGCGGCAGGTATCGCACGTGTTGCCGTACGGCGTGTACACGATTCCGGAGGTGAGCTGCGTCGGTCTCTCGGAGGAGTCCTGCACGGAGCAAAAGATTCCGTACGCGGTGGGGCGCGCGTTCTACCGCGACAATGCGCGCGGCAAGATCGTGGGCGACAAAGACGGCGTGATCAAACTGATCTTCCACGCCGAGACGCGCGAGCTCCTGGGATGCCACTGCATCGGGGATCGCGCGTCGGAGCTCGTTCACATCGGGCAGGCGCTACTCATGGGCAAGGGAACGGTGGATACCTTCATCGAGATGGTCTTCAACTACCCGACCCTTGCCGAGGCCTTCAAGTATGCAGCATACGACGCGCTTGCCCGCCTCGCGAAGACGCCCGCGAAGGATCCACCGAAGGTGCCAGTACCGTAA